One region of Aminobacterium colombiense DSM 12261 genomic DNA includes:
- the dut gene encoding dUTP diphosphatase, with translation MKRVMVKVARRNIEIPLPEYGTPFSAGVDLRAAEPLLLKPGERGSVGTGLYVELPEGYEAQVRPRSGLALRSGVTVLNTPGTIDSDYRGEVRVILINLGQEPFQVMPQDRIAQMIIAPVVQLVWEENESLSDSVRGEGGFGSTGVK, from the coding sequence ATGAAGCGTGTAATGGTTAAGGTCGCCCGGCGAAACATAGAAATACCATTACCGGAATATGGAACTCCCTTTTCTGCCGGGGTGGATCTTCGTGCGGCGGAGCCTCTTCTTCTAAAGCCTGGAGAGAGGGGAAGTGTGGGTACTGGTCTCTATGTTGAGCTTCCAGAAGGTTATGAAGCTCAAGTGAGACCAAGAAGCGGTCTCGCTCTTCGTTCCGGTGTTACGGTGCTTAACACTCCAGGGACTATAGATTCTGATTACAGGGGGGAAGTTCGGGTTATCCTTATTAATCTCGGACAGGAACCTTTTCAGGTTATGCCACAGGATAGGATTGCACAAATGATCATAGCCCCTGTGGTTCAGTTAGTATGGGAGGAAAATGAATCCCTTTCAGATTCAGTACGTGGAGAAGGTGGCTTTGGCAGTACCGGTGTGAAGTAA
- a CDS encoding polyribonucleotide nucleotidyltransferase, producing MKKVFSIEIGGHEMTFETGCVAKQANGSIVARSGDTVVLTTTCISDTPRTGIDFFPLLVDFEERYYSAGKIPGGFIKREGRPTENAILSARVIDRSIRSLFDENLRYDIHVVATVLSVDQLNPPSVLAINAASVALMISEIPWGGPIGAVRIGYINDQLVVNPLEEQMLESKLDLLVSGHKDGITMVEAGANEVSEELLVDALDLAHTEIKKIVAMQEEIRKQIGKEKIDIPEPEFFEEIDSWLGAEMQKHVLEAVSIHEKKPRAEKIRYVKTTSIEHFAENYPGTEAYISAAVDEMVKKTMRSRILNERERADGRAMDEIRPITCEVGVLPRVHGSALFTRGETQALVVATLGMMGVDDQILDGLKQDEPNKRFILHYNFPPYSVGEVRPMRGPGRREIGHGALAERALRPIIPDEVEFPYVVRLVSDILESNGSSSQASICGGSLALMNSGVPINRHVAGIAMGLIKEGEKVEILSDIQGLEDHYGDMDFKVAGTREGVTALQMDNKAGGITREVLKKALNQAKEGRLFILEKMESAIEEPSGLSPYAPRIYVTHIDPEKIRDIIGPGGKVIRGITQETGVKINVEDNGEVYIAGTSSEGVERALAIIKGLTKELEPGEIYLGKVTRIMNFGAFIECLPGKEGLLHISEISPHRVGKVEDVFGVGDTVLVMVKEIDDMGRTNLTRKKLYDQEERVIKEGFGKALEEEKAKETAIEAKAASAPRPAPGQRRGGSQERPDRRQGGPRR from the coding sequence ATGAAAAAAGTATTTTCAATTGAGATCGGGGGTCATGAAATGACCTTCGAAACGGGGTGTGTGGCCAAACAGGCAAATGGTTCCATAGTGGCTAGGAGCGGGGATACAGTGGTTTTGACCACTACCTGCATTTCTGACACACCTCGTACGGGGATTGACTTTTTCCCCTTGCTAGTTGACTTTGAAGAAAGATATTACTCAGCAGGTAAAATCCCCGGAGGGTTTATCAAACGGGAAGGAAGACCAACTGAAAACGCCATTTTGAGTGCACGTGTCATTGACCGTTCTATACGTTCACTTTTCGATGAAAATCTTCGCTACGACATACATGTTGTTGCTACTGTGCTATCAGTAGATCAGCTTAACCCCCCCAGTGTACTCGCCATTAATGCAGCGTCTGTAGCTCTTATGATCTCTGAAATTCCGTGGGGAGGCCCCATAGGAGCTGTGCGCATCGGCTATATTAATGACCAGCTTGTAGTCAACCCTCTTGAAGAGCAAATGTTGGAATCCAAATTGGATTTGCTCGTATCTGGCCATAAGGACGGCATTACCATGGTTGAGGCGGGAGCTAACGAGGTATCAGAAGAGTTGCTCGTAGATGCTCTGGATCTTGCCCACACTGAAATTAAAAAGATTGTTGCCATGCAAGAAGAGATTCGGAAGCAGATTGGCAAGGAAAAGATAGATATTCCTGAACCAGAATTTTTTGAAGAGATAGATTCATGGCTAGGAGCAGAAATGCAAAAGCATGTATTAGAGGCAGTCAGTATTCACGAGAAAAAACCCAGGGCAGAAAAAATTCGTTACGTTAAAACCACATCTATCGAGCATTTCGCAGAAAATTATCCTGGTACGGAGGCTTATATTTCTGCGGCAGTTGACGAGATGGTGAAGAAAACAATGCGGTCCCGCATTCTTAATGAGCGAGAGCGGGCTGATGGTCGGGCAATGGATGAGATTCGCCCGATTACATGTGAAGTGGGAGTTTTGCCTCGTGTGCATGGTTCAGCTCTTTTTACCCGGGGCGAAACTCAGGCCCTCGTTGTGGCTACTTTGGGGATGATGGGAGTAGATGACCAGATTCTTGACGGCCTTAAACAGGACGAACCGAACAAGAGGTTCATCCTTCACTATAACTTTCCCCCCTATTCAGTTGGAGAAGTTCGTCCCATGCGGGGTCCGGGACGTCGTGAAATAGGGCATGGCGCCTTGGCTGAACGGGCTCTTCGCCCTATAATTCCCGATGAGGTTGAGTTCCCCTATGTGGTCCGTCTTGTTTCAGATATCCTGGAGTCGAACGGATCCAGTTCTCAGGCATCTATTTGCGGGGGAAGCCTTGCTCTTATGAACTCCGGAGTTCCCATTAACAGACATGTCGCTGGCATTGCCATGGGGCTCATAAAGGAAGGGGAAAAAGTAGAGATCTTGAGTGATATTCAGGGTCTTGAAGACCACTATGGTGATATGGACTTTAAAGTGGCCGGAACCCGCGAAGGTGTGACGGCCCTTCAGATGGATAACAAGGCAGGTGGCATTACTAGGGAAGTTCTTAAAAAGGCCCTCAATCAGGCAAAAGAAGGAAGATTGTTTATACTCGAGAAAATGGAATCTGCCATAGAAGAGCCTTCCGGCCTTTCTCCTTACGCGCCAAGGATTTATGTGACCCATATTGATCCTGAAAAAATCAGAGATATCATAGGCCCTGGCGGTAAGGTCATCCGAGGCATTACCCAGGAAACAGGAGTGAAGATCAATGTGGAAGATAATGGAGAAGTATATATAGCCGGAACATCAAGTGAGGGTGTTGAACGCGCACTGGCAATAATAAAGGGGCTTACAAAAGAATTGGAGCCAGGGGAAATATATCTGGGCAAAGTCACTCGGATTATGAATTTCGGGGCTTTTATAGAGTGTTTGCCAGGCAAAGAAGGTCTTCTCCACATAAGCGAAATCAGCCCTCACCGTGTCGGCAAAGTGGAAGATGTTTTTGGTGTTGGGGATACAGTCCTTGTCATGGTCAAAGAAATAGACGATATGGGACGGACTAATCTGACACGCAAGAAACTGTATGACCAGGAAGAAAGGGTTATAAAAGAGGGATTCGGCAAAGCCCTTGAAGAGGAGAAGGCAAAGGAAACCGCTATTGAAGCCAAAGCTGCTTCCGCTCCCCGTCCCGCTCCTGGCCAGCGTCGTGGTGGAAGTCAGGAACGGCCGGACCGTAGGCAGGGTGGACCTCGTCGATGA